The following are from one region of the Stigmatella ashevillena genome:
- a CDS encoding WD40 repeat domain-containing protein, whose amino-acid sequence MLAAIADKGPPWLWDLSGKPRVRKLRGSKGRLMAVAVSGDGTRTVAAGEDGLVYVWNSRTGRLLRTLRGGKRYIASVAVSEEGRWVLAGSEDAQARLWDTQTGKQVWSMEEDAIPIGSVALSRDGTRAVTSGRGIQLWDLQKGSVLAESSRGPSPVALSADSAFIAAGGDDALWLMDTRSGQQFSLSLNGSMDAIASLAISTDGKHIASASQTASIRLWDETQNSSQGLVSGREQPPVAVGFSPDGQKMLSASRDGLIRLWNPLEPSASRALVKLPPGPTVLATSPAGPFAVFSGSDGVLRLWSLDEEKEVRRYGGEGGPAYYPVAFSADGQRLFAAREEHGVDVWEVATGQHVQRLEPSAYEVTSFAASGEVVAAGTRDGHIQLWKAKTLEPLVRLSGHDGALSAVSLSGDGSWVLSVGEDSTVRLWDARTGVQQDVLEAHSNHDLPTAAVFDPGGQSFLVGNNAGVIRRFVLERP is encoded by the coding sequence TTGCTCGCGGCCATCGCGGACAAGGGGCCTCCTTGGCTCTGGGACTTGTCTGGGAAGCCCCGTGTCCGCAAGCTGCGAGGTTCCAAGGGGCGCTTGATGGCGGTGGCCGTGTCAGGAGATGGAACGCGGACAGTGGCGGCGGGAGAGGACGGCCTTGTTTATGTCTGGAACTCAAGGACAGGCCGACTGCTGAGAACCCTGCGGGGAGGGAAGCGATACATCGCCAGTGTCGCCGTGTCGGAGGAGGGCAGGTGGGTGCTGGCGGGGAGCGAGGATGCGCAGGCACGGCTCTGGGACACGCAGACCGGGAAACAAGTGTGGAGCATGGAGGAGGATGCCATCCCCATCGGGTCTGTTGCTCTCTCCAGAGATGGGACTCGGGCGGTGACCTCGGGTCGAGGTATCCAACTGTGGGATCTCCAGAAAGGCAGCGTCCTCGCGGAGTCATCCCGTGGGCCTTCACCCGTAGCGTTGTCCGCAGACAGTGCGTTCATCGCGGCTGGAGGCGATGATGCGCTGTGGTTGATGGACACTCGGAGCGGACAACAGTTCAGTCTTTCGCTCAATGGCAGTATGGATGCGATTGCGTCCCTCGCTATCAGCACCGATGGAAAGCACATCGCCTCGGCCAGTCAGACGGCCTCAATCCGTTTGTGGGATGAGACGCAAAACAGTTCGCAAGGGCTTGTCTCGGGCCGTGAGCAACCTCCGGTGGCCGTCGGCTTCTCTCCGGATGGGCAGAAGATGCTCTCTGCGAGCCGGGACGGCCTTATCCGGCTTTGGAACCCCCTCGAGCCGTCAGCCAGCCGCGCCCTGGTGAAATTGCCTCCAGGCCCCACGGTGCTGGCGACGTCACCGGCGGGGCCCTTCGCGGTGTTCTCGGGAAGTGATGGGGTGCTGCGTTTGTGGAGCCTGGACGAGGAGAAGGAAGTGAGGCGGTATGGGGGGGAGGGAGGGCCTGCGTACTACCCTGTGGCCTTCTCGGCGGATGGACAGCGCCTGTTTGCGGCCCGGGAGGAGCACGGGGTGGACGTTTGGGAGGTGGCGACGGGTCAGCACGTGCAGAGGCTGGAGCCTTCGGCGTATGAGGTGACGAGCTTCGCGGCCAGTGGGGAGGTGGTCGCTGCGGGGACGCGGGACGGCCACATCCAGTTGTGGAAGGCCAAGACGCTGGAGCCGCTGGTTCGGCTCTCGGGACATGACGGCGCGCTCAGCGCGGTGTCGCTGAGCGGGGATGGGAGTTGGGTGCTCTCCGTGGGAGAAGACTCGACGGTGAGACTGTGGGACGCGAGGACAGGAGTGCAACAGGATGTCCTGGAGGCTCATAGCAACCACGATTTGCCGACCGCAGCGGTCTTCGATCCTGGCGGGCAATCATTCCTGGTAGGGAACAACGCGGGGGTCATCCGCCGGTTCGTGCTCGAACGCCCGTAG
- a CDS encoding metallophosphoesterase family protein produces the protein MNRIGVIGDIHCEHVSLKAVLRFFDRAGVDRIVSVGDICDGPGDLTRTVELLRGAGVETVAGNHERWLLQGEMRSLPDATEPDSLPPHVQAWLASLPRTRELHTPAGALLVCHGLGEDDMAQVTPEDQGYALEVNEALWALVRARRWRYVINGHSHRRMVRSFEGLTVINAGTLHEGHDPCFGLIDLSRREVAFYDIHDDWIAEPPQVLPLPA, from the coding sequence ATGAACCGGATTGGCGTCATCGGCGACATCCACTGCGAGCATGTGTCGCTCAAGGCCGTGCTTCGCTTTTTCGATCGGGCGGGCGTCGATCGCATCGTCTCCGTCGGGGACATCTGTGATGGGCCCGGAGACCTGACGCGGACCGTGGAGCTGCTGCGAGGCGCGGGTGTCGAGACCGTCGCGGGCAACCACGAGCGTTGGTTGCTCCAGGGAGAGATGCGGAGCCTGCCCGACGCCACCGAGCCGGACTCCCTCCCGCCGCACGTTCAGGCATGGCTCGCCTCGTTGCCGCGCACCCGGGAACTTCACACGCCCGCGGGGGCGCTCCTCGTTTGCCACGGGTTGGGCGAGGACGACATGGCCCAGGTCACTCCGGAGGATCAGGGGTATGCGCTCGAGGTCAATGAGGCCCTGTGGGCCCTCGTCCGTGCGCGACGCTGGCGCTACGTCATCAACGGCCACTCCCATCGGCGCATGGTCCGGAGCTTCGAGGGGCTGACCGTCATCAATGCAGGCACCCTCCACGAGGGCCACGACCCCTGCTTCGGCCTGATCGATCTCTCCCGGCGAGAGGTCGCCTTCTACGACATCCACGACGACTGGATCGCCGAGCCTCCCCAGGTGCTTCCGCTGCCGGCATGA
- a CDS encoding phage tail sheath family protein produces MSPTDVTLPGVYIEEDANLSLSITTNLTAVPVFACGDRVTASFARFDSWSSYSRNSGGAQEDSTLHAAIRAYFENGGGYCYLVPTSKLLEEVPLLADATLLVAAGQDIRTAASKLCTEESGLFAILDGPEAAITSADLEKYDANSQAAVYYPWLKADWAKVNIPPSAALAGVYCGVDRSRGVWKTPANVPLRGGLTPLHAVSDSEQAQYQEGKAVNMIRQFSGAGVVVWGARTLSAANVNWRYVPVRRLFNSAQRDIARALSVAIFEPNTQPTWERVKGAIENYLHNMWQQGALQGAKLEEAFFVQVGKGTTMTDDDISQGRMIVKVGMAAVRPAEFIIMQFTQNMEA; encoded by the coding sequence ATGTCTCCTACCGATGTTACCCTTCCCGGTGTCTACATTGAAGAAGATGCCAATCTTAGCCTCTCCATCACCACCAACCTGACGGCCGTGCCTGTCTTTGCATGTGGAGACAGGGTGACCGCCAGCTTTGCGAGGTTCGACTCATGGTCGAGCTATAGCCGGAATTCAGGAGGCGCACAGGAAGACAGCACGCTACATGCCGCCATCAGAGCTTATTTTGAGAACGGAGGCGGCTATTGCTATCTCGTGCCAACAAGCAAACTTTTGGAAGAGGTGCCTCTCCTTGCAGATGCCACGCTTCTGGTCGCGGCGGGACAAGACATACGGACTGCCGCTTCCAAGCTGTGTACTGAGGAGAGTGGTCTCTTTGCCATCCTTGATGGTCCTGAAGCAGCTATCACAAGCGCAGACCTGGAGAAGTACGATGCAAACAGTCAGGCAGCCGTGTATTACCCGTGGCTCAAGGCGGACTGGGCAAAGGTGAATATTCCTCCGAGCGCTGCGCTTGCTGGGGTCTACTGTGGGGTGGATAGGAGCAGGGGGGTATGGAAGACCCCCGCCAATGTCCCATTGAGAGGGGGTCTGACGCCTCTTCACGCTGTCAGCGACTCGGAGCAGGCGCAATATCAAGAGGGCAAGGCCGTCAACATGATTCGCCAGTTCAGTGGCGCTGGCGTCGTTGTCTGGGGCGCCAGAACCTTGTCAGCGGCCAATGTGAATTGGCGATATGTGCCCGTGCGGCGATTGTTCAACTCCGCCCAAAGGGATATCGCCAGAGCATTGAGTGTAGCCATTTTCGAGCCCAACACTCAGCCGACTTGGGAGAGGGTCAAAGGAGCGATTGAGAATTATCTTCACAACATGTGGCAGCAAGGAGCCTTGCAAGGAGCCAAGTTGGAAGAAGCCTTTTTTGTCCAGGTTGGAAAAGGCACGACAATGACTGATGATGACATCAGCCAGGGGCGGATGATTGTAAAGGTCGGGATGGCCGCCGTTCGCCCTGCCGAATTCATTATCATGCAGTTCACTCAGAACATGGAAGCCTGA
- a CDS encoding DUF6999 family protein — MNSVDPVELLSNAPHDPRDPDPWVAMFLDSSLPMNPRAKASLLVDQRSRSRQFLLPLIRIFSRLSVILLQVLKTVVPNRFTSSKLLHRLLSWGMRTWVSPEANYLILRHFHVGSELLGFIARNTPELNVPVNPLLPTNMEHVKDEIFLKHDLNLYNFVIRLNRALRDQERTLAPPARLDFSGISDAFPLEPMPHRWTNFLDLQSAIELFTPLYQLFLTDRDFWRASNSLQLDETIAIYVATLLQAPGLVALVNNRHPLVPLATMEAGFRLVLHGLSAENLHGFLVECKHGRMPQLARVVSAGLQVTKPSGSQAA; from the coding sequence ATGAATTCCGTGGACCCCGTGGAGTTGCTGAGCAACGCACCGCACGATCCCAGGGACCCGGATCCCTGGGTGGCGATGTTCCTGGACAGCAGCCTGCCGATGAACCCGCGGGCGAAGGCCAGCCTGCTGGTGGATCAGCGCTCGCGCTCACGCCAGTTCCTGCTGCCGCTCATCCGCATCTTCTCCCGGTTGAGCGTCATCCTCCTGCAAGTGCTGAAGACGGTGGTCCCCAACCGCTTCACCTCGTCGAAGCTCCTGCACCGGCTGCTGTCCTGGGGCATGCGAACGTGGGTGAGCCCCGAGGCCAACTACCTCATCCTGCGCCACTTCCACGTGGGCTCGGAGCTGCTCGGCTTCATCGCTCGGAACACCCCGGAGCTGAATGTCCCGGTGAACCCGTTGCTGCCCACGAACATGGAGCACGTGAAGGACGAGATCTTCCTCAAGCACGACCTGAACCTCTACAACTTCGTCATCCGGCTCAACCGGGCGCTGCGGGACCAGGAGCGCACGCTGGCCCCACCGGCGCGGCTGGACTTCAGCGGCATCTCGGACGCGTTCCCCCTGGAGCCGATGCCCCACCGGTGGACGAACTTCCTGGACTTGCAGTCCGCCATCGAGCTGTTCACCCCGCTGTATCAGCTCTTCCTCACGGACCGGGACTTCTGGCGGGCGAGCAACTCCCTTCAACTGGACGAGACCATCGCCATCTACGTGGCCACGCTCCTCCAAGCACCAGGGTTGGTGGCGCTGGTGAACAACCGCCATCCGCTGGTGCCCCTGGCAACGATGGAGGCCGGCTTCCGGCTGGTGTTGCATGGGCTCTCGGCGGAGAACCTCCACGGCTTCCTGGTGGAGTGCAAACACGGGCGGATGCCGCAACTGGCACGCGTGGTCTCCGCAGGGCTCCAGGTGACAAAGCCCTCCGGCAGTCAGGCGGCGTGA
- a CDS encoding anti-phage dCTP deaminase, producing the protein MVQETLTSLDLKRTELVFGLVGPLGTDLHRIETFLQEGLQRFQYLPEVVKLSDFLRKVDLDTEVKSAPEAERIRTSINAGNELRKRTQRNDIFALYAAQRISSSRSVDAQKRALPHPYKAHVIHSLKHPDEVRTLRSIYGQGFFLIGVFSPESVRLRNLVDRRLMPEKEAIELVDRDENEKEDHGQHTRDVFEMSDVFIPMTGNEERTRDQLHRFVELVFGAPHITPTQDEHGMFLAFSAALRSGSLARQVGAVVTNAMGDVLAVGANDAPRFGGGQYWPGPSDFRDIATGSDANDLMKRKLVIALMRKMKPECASKPDDDLFQEGRSLLKDTGVMDITEYSRDVHAEMAAFMACARTGVSTVGTLLYTTTFPCHNCAKHIVAAGVKTVHFVEPYPKSHAAKLHGDSLLLSDGDQVEDKVVFKPFVGVGPRRFFDLFSMKLSSGRPISRKTPAGDSIAWPTAETTPRIPLRPYSYLENEVVASEELFELLKTYL; encoded by the coding sequence ATGGTGCAGGAGACGCTGACCTCACTGGATCTGAAACGAACCGAGCTGGTCTTCGGACTGGTCGGGCCCCTGGGAACGGACCTCCACCGCATCGAGACCTTTTTACAAGAAGGTCTTCAGCGCTTTCAGTACCTGCCCGAGGTGGTGAAGCTCAGTGATTTTCTGCGGAAAGTCGATCTCGACACGGAGGTGAAATCCGCGCCAGAGGCTGAGCGCATTCGCACATCGATCAACGCAGGGAACGAACTCCGGAAACGCACGCAGCGGAACGATATCTTCGCGCTGTACGCAGCCCAACGTATCTCCAGCAGCCGCTCCGTGGACGCCCAAAAGCGAGCACTCCCTCACCCGTACAAGGCTCACGTCATCCACTCGCTGAAACACCCCGACGAGGTGCGTACGCTCCGCAGCATCTACGGCCAGGGCTTCTTTCTCATCGGTGTTTTTTCTCCGGAATCCGTTCGCCTGCGCAACCTCGTGGACCGTCGGCTGATGCCTGAGAAGGAGGCCATCGAACTCGTCGACCGGGATGAAAACGAAAAGGAGGACCACGGCCAGCACACCCGGGACGTCTTCGAGATGAGTGACGTGTTCATCCCGATGACGGGCAACGAGGAGCGAACGCGTGATCAGCTCCACCGCTTTGTGGAACTCGTGTTCGGGGCCCCCCACATCACGCCGACACAAGACGAGCACGGAATGTTTCTCGCCTTCAGCGCGGCACTGCGTTCAGGCAGCCTTGCCCGCCAGGTCGGCGCCGTCGTCACCAATGCGATGGGAGACGTCCTCGCGGTCGGTGCCAATGACGCGCCCCGTTTCGGAGGCGGCCAGTACTGGCCAGGTCCAAGCGACTTCCGGGACATTGCGACAGGAAGCGATGCCAACGACTTGATGAAGCGCAAACTCGTCATTGCGTTGATGCGCAAGATGAAGCCCGAGTGCGCCAGCAAGCCGGATGACGATCTCTTCCAGGAGGGCCGTTCCCTCCTGAAGGATACGGGGGTGATGGACATCACGGAGTACAGCCGCGATGTCCACGCGGAGATGGCGGCCTTCATGGCCTGCGCCCGTACGGGCGTCAGCACGGTGGGAACGCTCCTCTACACGACCACGTTCCCATGCCACAACTGTGCCAAGCACATCGTCGCGGCAGGCGTCAAGACGGTCCACTTCGTGGAGCCCTACCCCAAGAGCCATGCCGCCAAGCTGCACGGCGACTCGCTCCTCCTCTCGGATGGAGACCAGGTGGAGGACAAAGTGGTCTTCAAACCCTTTGTGGGGGTAGGCCCCCGGCGCTTTTTCGATTTGTTCTCGATGAAGTTAAGCTCTGGTCGTCCTATCTCCCGGAAAACCCCGGCAGGCGACTCGATTGCGTGGCCTACAGCGGAAACGACTCCCCGAATCCCCCTTCGGCCCTACTCTTACCTAGAGAACGAAGTCGTCGCTTCCGAGGAGCTTTTTGAGTTACTGAAGACCTACCTGTGA
- a CDS encoding Gfo/Idh/MocA family protein, translating into MARRQSVKQGTRRRPAAKAQRQVGYAVVGLGHFAQESVLPAFAHARGNSRLVALVSGDAKKARVLGKKHGVPVFGYEQFEECLALPEVEAVYIVLPNSMHAEYAVRAARAGAHVLCEKPLATTEAECREMIGACEQSDVRLMTAYRLHFERANLQAVKAVREGKLGEPRLFASTFCFQLKTPNIRTEADKGGGVLWDIGVYCVNAARYLFRAEPIEVFAFYDRSGDPRFTETEEAASVVMRFPEGKLASFNVSFGAEAVATYRLVGTQGELHLENAYENKGPIHWTLKSRGKTRRGKVSARDQLAPELLTFSQCILEGKDPEPDGWEGLADVRIVAALYESARSGQPVKLEPIERTRRPTPEQELRRPPSRTPELIHVQAPSR; encoded by the coding sequence ATGGCACGACGGCAGAGCGTCAAGCAGGGCACACGGCGGCGGCCGGCCGCGAAGGCACAGCGGCAGGTGGGCTACGCGGTGGTGGGATTGGGACACTTCGCCCAGGAATCGGTGCTCCCGGCCTTCGCCCACGCCCGCGGCAACTCGCGGCTGGTGGCCCTGGTGAGCGGCGATGCCAAGAAGGCGCGCGTGCTGGGCAAGAAGCACGGGGTGCCCGTCTTTGGCTACGAACAGTTCGAGGAGTGCCTGGCCCTGCCCGAGGTGGAGGCGGTCTACATCGTCCTGCCCAACTCGATGCACGCCGAGTACGCGGTGCGTGCGGCGCGCGCGGGTGCCCACGTGCTGTGCGAGAAGCCCCTGGCCACCACGGAGGCGGAGTGCCGGGAGATGATCGGCGCCTGCGAGCAGAGCGATGTCCGGCTGATGACGGCCTACCGGCTGCACTTCGAGCGGGCCAACCTCCAGGCGGTGAAGGCAGTGCGTGAGGGAAAGCTGGGCGAGCCGCGCCTCTTCGCGTCCACCTTCTGCTTCCAGTTGAAGACGCCCAACATCCGCACCGAGGCGGACAAGGGCGGCGGGGTGCTGTGGGACATTGGCGTGTACTGCGTGAACGCCGCGCGCTACCTGTTCCGGGCCGAGCCCATTGAAGTCTTCGCCTTCTATGACCGGAGTGGGGATCCGCGCTTCACGGAGACGGAGGAGGCCGCCTCGGTGGTGATGCGCTTCCCTGAAGGCAAGCTGGCCTCCTTCAACGTGAGCTTCGGCGCGGAGGCGGTGGCCACCTACCGGCTCGTGGGAACCCAAGGCGAGCTGCACCTGGAGAACGCCTACGAGAACAAGGGCCCCATCCACTGGACGCTGAAGAGCCGGGGAAAGACTCGCCGGGGGAAGGTCTCCGCCAGGGACCAGCTCGCCCCGGAACTCCTCACCTTCAGCCAGTGCATCCTCGAGGGCAAGGACCCGGAGCCGGATGGCTGGGAGGGACTGGCGGACGTGCGCATCGTGGCGGCGCTGTACGAGTCGGCGCGCTCGGGCCAGCCCGTGAAGTTGGAGCCCATCGAGCGGACCCGGCGGCCCACCCCGGAGCAGGAACTGCGGCGCCCGCCCTCGCGGACGCCCGAGCTCATCCACGTCCAGGCGCCCTCTCGGTAA
- a CDS encoding SAM-dependent methyltransferase — protein MNVNPALKLISSSPAVREPSGDVVSYYDAKTESILRRYGPGPRVHYHTGLVDDMPPPGMTEQALRVRIHDAQEVLLREMSYAVGESWAGKRVMDVGCGLGGSSLYWATEHRAQMTAVTIAPSHVPWIQRFAAQVGASDRVRVLLCDALEVPGRDYFDRVVAVESSCYLPRQAWFHQVHRLLRPGGTLLLVDCFLGRPELAAPFNRYWHTRLGTTDEYLRAASLAGLELELYQDLAYRTVNFWTLTMDLLAREQEAQPSRGSRVTPRSVSQREHLRLQQGLLDGGLQYAMMVMRRRR, from the coding sequence ATGAACGTCAACCCCGCGCTCAAGCTCATCAGCTCATCCCCCGCGGTGCGCGAGCCGTCAGGCGATGTCGTCTCGTATTACGACGCCAAGACGGAGAGCATCCTGCGCCGCTACGGCCCGGGGCCCCGGGTGCACTACCACACGGGGCTGGTGGACGACATGCCGCCTCCGGGGATGACGGAGCAGGCGCTGCGGGTGCGCATCCACGACGCGCAGGAGGTGCTGCTGCGCGAGATGTCCTACGCGGTGGGCGAGTCCTGGGCGGGCAAGCGGGTGATGGACGTGGGCTGTGGACTGGGCGGCAGCTCGCTGTACTGGGCCACCGAGCACCGGGCCCAGATGACGGCCGTCACCATCGCGCCCTCACACGTTCCGTGGATTCAGCGCTTCGCGGCCCAGGTGGGCGCCTCGGACCGGGTGCGGGTGCTGCTGTGCGACGCCCTGGAAGTCCCAGGGCGGGACTACTTCGACCGCGTGGTGGCGGTGGAGAGCTCGTGCTACCTGCCCCGCCAGGCCTGGTTCCACCAGGTGCACCGGCTGCTGCGGCCCGGAGGCACGCTGCTGCTCGTGGACTGCTTCCTCGGGCGCCCAGAGCTGGCGGCGCCCTTCAACCGGTACTGGCACACGCGGCTTGGCACCACGGACGAGTACCTCCGCGCGGCGAGCCTGGCGGGACTGGAACTCGAGCTCTACCAGGACCTGGCCTACCGCACGGTGAACTTCTGGACGTTGACCATGGATCTGCTCGCGCGCGAGCAGGAGGCCCAGCCCTCACGGGGCTCGCGAGTCACCCCGCGCTCGGTCTCCCAGCGCGAGCACCTGCGGCTTCAGCAGGGGCTGCTGGATGGCGGGCTTCAATACGCCATGATGGTCATGCGGCGTCGGCGTTGA
- a CDS encoding sensor histidine kinase: protein MRATVQGAFARWVREQQPAQVLEASSMNSWLVLFALVGVMLAAIHWAPGADALFALPLGSALLCFLPALLDFGFALLHRRHPPIQTWGWVLALVGTTGLQFFLAGLMALSALGGATAFGGLLLFTAAFHGQLFRVTLHTPFLAVGTALAMGLAATFASSREHLALFAVIGPSALLAELYLGTFTVRHDQVRAEAERLHDAVQAQMLEHQERDVGRLSQALTEVLHHTQELHTGLLTAGAAADMLRVVGGPRGPASRAEYDALVRQLQEQLASMRERVVDIRQKSRRFMGSDPEAVDLVSVLDSVRQSLGVRYPGVDIHVDVNRAEPLRALVRGGTTTLRRVVENLVTNACEREGPRAARRVHITARTEIYSGRLEMIISDDGPGISPEQFQEHVPAPPVPKPPGTERGLYTSECLIRSSGGLLEWQNAQSGGAVLRVLLPQEFQR from the coding sequence ATGCGCGCCACCGTCCAGGGGGCCTTCGCGCGCTGGGTGCGGGAGCAGCAACCCGCCCAGGTGCTGGAGGCCAGCAGCATGAACTCATGGCTGGTGCTCTTCGCGCTGGTGGGGGTGATGCTCGCGGCCATCCACTGGGCCCCCGGAGCGGACGCGCTCTTTGCCCTGCCCCTGGGCAGCGCGCTGCTGTGCTTCCTGCCGGCGCTGCTGGACTTCGGCTTTGCCCTGCTGCACCGCCGCCACCCGCCCATCCAGACCTGGGGCTGGGTGTTGGCGCTCGTGGGCACCACGGGCCTCCAGTTCTTCCTGGCGGGCCTGATGGCGCTCTCGGCCCTGGGGGGTGCCACCGCCTTCGGCGGCCTGCTGCTCTTCACCGCCGCCTTCCATGGCCAGCTGTTCCGCGTCACCCTGCACACCCCCTTCCTCGCCGTGGGCACGGCGCTGGCAATGGGGCTGGCGGCCACCTTCGCCAGCAGCCGCGAGCACCTGGCCCTGTTTGCCGTCATCGGCCCGTCGGCCCTGCTCGCCGAGCTGTACCTGGGCACCTTCACCGTGCGCCATGATCAGGTCCGCGCCGAGGCGGAGCGGCTGCACGACGCCGTCCAGGCACAGATGCTGGAGCACCAGGAGCGCGACGTGGGCCGACTGTCCCAGGCGCTCACCGAGGTGCTCCACCACACCCAAGAACTCCACACGGGGCTGCTCACGGCGGGCGCCGCCGCGGACATGCTCCGGGTGGTGGGCGGCCCCCGGGGCCCGGCGAGCCGCGCGGAGTACGACGCGCTCGTGCGCCAACTCCAGGAGCAGCTCGCCTCCATGCGCGAGCGCGTGGTGGACATCCGCCAGAAGAGCCGCCGCTTCATGGGCAGCGATCCGGAGGCCGTGGACCTGGTGTCCGTGCTGGACTCGGTCCGGCAGAGCCTGGGCGTGCGCTACCCGGGCGTGGACATCCACGTGGATGTGAACCGCGCCGAGCCGCTGCGGGCCCTGGTGCGCGGCGGCACCACCACGTTGCGCCGGGTGGTGGAGAACCTCGTCACCAACGCGTGCGAGCGGGAAGGCCCGCGCGCCGCCCGGCGGGTGCACATCACCGCCCGTACCGAAATCTACAGTGGGAGGCTCGAGATGATCATCTCGGATGATGGGCCGGGGATTTCTCCGGAGCAGTTCCAGGAGCACGTCCCGGCGCCTCCAGTCCCCAAGCCCCCAGGCACGGAGCGGGGGCTGTACACCAGCGAGTGCCTCATCCGCTCCAGTGGAGGCCTGCTGGAGTGGCAGAACGCGCAGTCCGGGGGCGCGGTGCTGCGCGTGCTGCTGCCCCAGGAGTTCCAGCGATGA